In one window of Erythrolamprus reginae isolate rEryReg1 chromosome 1, rEryReg1.hap1, whole genome shotgun sequence DNA:
- the JUND gene encoding transcription factor JunD encodes MDIPFYHDDVLIALAASTTTTTAPSSRSSHFQQPFGHGTMMKKDGLALALSSDPVVSNLKAPSGHAAPSAQQQQPPAPPGETPTLLTSPDLGLLKLASPELERLIIQSNGLVTTTPTSGGTQFHFPKSGGGGGAPDEQEFAAGFVKALEDLHNQNQLGSAGPVVGELPPTIGLAQQQPPPPPPLEPPVYANLSTFSGAAAAFSSEGAYQAHPRLQPPPPSLKDEPQIVPEVASFGDSPPLSPIDMDTQERIKAERKRLRNRIAASKCRRRKLERISRLEEKVKSLKNQNTELASTANLLREQVAQLKQKVLSHVNSGCQLLPQQQQPHQVPAY; translated from the coding sequence ATGGACATACCTTTCTACCATGACGATGTGTTGATCGCTCTGGCCGCCTCGACGACGACGACAACAGCGCCCTCCTCTCGGAGCAGCCACTTCCAGCAGCCTTTTGGCCACGGCACCATGATGAAAAAAGACGGCTTGGCCTTGGCCCTGAGCAGCGACCCGGTGGTGTCTAACCTGAAGGCGCCCTCCGGCCACGCTGCCCCTTCGGCGCAGCAGCAACAGCCGCCGGCGCCGCCTGGGGAAACCCCGACGCTTCTGACTTCCCCGGATCTGGGCCTTCTGAAATTGGCCTCGCCGGAGCTGGAGCGCCTGATCATCCAGTCGAACGGCTTAGTGACGACGACGCCGACCAGCGGCGGCACCCAGTTCCACTTTCCCAAAagcggaggaggaggcggcgcccCCGACGAGCAGGAATTCGCGGCCGGCTTTGTGAAGGCCTTGGAGGACCTGCACAACCAGAACCAGCTGGGGAGCGCGGGCCCGGTGGTCGGGGAATTGCCGCCGACGATCGGCCTGGCTCAGCAgcaaccgccgccgccgccgcccctcgAGCCTCCGGTGTACGCCAATCTGAGCACGTTCTCCGGCGCGGCCGCCGCCTTTTCCTCCGAGGGGGCTTACCAGGCGCACCCTCGGCTGCAGCCGCCGCCCCCGTCGCTCAAGGACGAGCCTCAGATCGTGCCGGAGGTGGCGAGCTTCGGCGACagccctcccctctcccccatcGACATGGACACGCAGGAGCGCATCAAGGCGGAGCGCAAGCGGCTGCGCAACCGCATCGCGGCCTCCAAGTGCCGGCGGCGGAAGCTGGAGCGCATCTCCCGCCTGGAGGAGAAAGTCAAGAGCCTCAAGAACCAGAACACCGAGTTGGCTTCGACGGCCAACCTCCTCCGCGAGCAGGTGGCTCAGCTCAAGCAGAAAGTGCTCAGCCACGTCAACAGCGGCTGCCAGCTCctgccgcagcagcagcagccccacCAGGTCCCGGCCTACTGA